A window of Drosophila santomea strain STO CAGO 1482 chromosome X, Prin_Dsan_1.1, whole genome shotgun sequence genomic DNA:
ATTTGAAGaacatattaaatatattttagctTAAACTCTAAACAATTTGAAGtaagtattaaatatttggctGCCATTTTTACTTGTTTAGCTTAATCTGTAGACAATTTGAAGTAAATTTCGCTGCCATTTTTACTATTTTAACTTAAACTAGATAATTTGAAGTAAATTTCGCTGCCATTTTTACTATTTGAACTTAAACTGTAGATAATTTgaagtaaatattaaatagttttacTATTTTAGCAGTAGGTAATTTgaagtaaatattaaatatttggctGCCATTTTTCCGCGATTAATCCAATTCACCAGCAGTGGTGATAATTTACCGCCAAACAGAACAACTGACACTTTTTGCGCTCATTCATCACAAATAAATTGCACACcgtgttattattattttttatttattttttcttttttcattcGCGTTCTGGTCAATAATTCGCAAAGCCATTGATGGaaattaaaacacaaatcaaaCGGCAACAGCGGCTTTGCGAGTAGTAGTGgcatatacaaaaaaaaaaacagcaattTCCATTATTAAAGCGGGCAATTGAATGAGTCAACGGAGCCGACAGGTGAATCGCAAAGGTGagaagtgggcggtgggtaTGACGCCGTGGGCTAAAAATAAACCCTATGTACTACGAGTATACGggtatacgagtatacgagtatatagtGTTATAGGCAGGGTCAATGGagctttttttattattatttttttttttggtatgcGGCACACGTGGGGCCGCGATTATAATGCCTTTCAGTCGATTTGCTGGGCTCAAATCGCTACTGAACTGCGATTTCAGTTCGCATTCGTCGTTCCACGTAAAATGTTCTGCGAGGCGTTTTAACTACGGACTTTATTTCTACGGGCATTATTTCTGCGGACTTTATTTTCCATTCCGGTCatggcttttctttttaaactGTTTACGCTCTTGGCAGTGGCCGCCATTTCCATCCAAATGGTATATtgaaaattaagaaatttgTACTTAAATATGAACAAACTCTACAGAAGGTttttaaaagtgaaatatttttttttttaagactTTGGCACTGGAGTTTATGGACGAAGACTTCCTGGGAAACGAGGACGATCACCACTTGGACGAGGAGTTCTCCGCTGAAGTGCCTCGAGTTTTGACTGGTTATACCAGAGATACGATCGCGCACTTCAATCCCCGCAAAGCAGATGGCGGATTTCGACAGTTGTGGGAACGAGTTCCTCTTCAAAAAGGCGTTGATATCAAGCGGAGATAGGAGTACTTACTCATACCCTGTACTCGTAGTCATCTCCattacaaattgaaatgttaCAGACAATGTGGATAATATTCAAAAACTatacttttttaaatactttttttttattatttttttttttactatttatgatgataatttaaaaataaaagcttttaaaaacattaaatgcCAGATCAATATTTAGAGAACAAAATATGTTATATGtagattatatatttttatatatttctaacTGCTGTGGAAATCTTACAAGACACCATAAATGTGGTAAAATAGCAATTCCCTTGGCGGATTTTTGGGTCAAACCTTTTTGCTTCGGGCCCGAGGGCTAAACCGACTTCCCACCAATAAACCACCCATCGTTGTGGTTTTCCCCACCAAACCAAAGCAACCTTCAGCCCAAGTAGTTCTTagaaaagtaataaaaaaaaagaaagaaaaaccgTGGAAAAAGCGGCCCTCCTagggaaaacttttttatttgcattttgttttaagCAATGGAAGGAgacagctaaaaaaaaagtgagaCCAactctgtttctgtttttcgggtGTTTTTTatccacttttttttttttttgtttcttttgcgTTTGCTGGTTGTTTCGTCTTTGTTTTGTAGAAAAATGCACAAGTTTTATGGTAGCATAAAAGTTTTTGTGGAGAAAACTTTGCACTTGTCTTGCCGAAAGGGTTTTACAATGATGCGCTATATGCGACACGCCCCGCCCCCAAAACGGTCCAAGTGGGCGTGTCGAGCACTTAATATTTCTGGCATATCATTAGGCGAACGAACACAATATATATCCACGAAAACTGATTTCTCGGGCTAGGTGCTCTATAaactcttttctttttctttttcccaTTCTTTTGGGCCAGAATGtgacagtcagtcagtcagtcagttaaACATCGCGGTTACTTAACCCCAGAAAGCAACTTTCGGCTGACCACTCGGAATGACTAGCATGcattatcattaaaataaattattagaGTCCAGTGTCCAGTGTGGCCACAAACTAAAACGCATTTTGCACGTTTTGTGTGCGAGAATTTTTTACACgatttttacaactttttttgCGGTTCCGCTAAGTACACAAAAGCATTCTGTCTACAAAGAGGGTGGTTGAGCAGAAGGGGGGGATATGAGAGGGGAATGTGTATGGGGGTGGTGGAAGATAAAAAGTCAAGTTGAATGCGTTTAGAGTTAGGATGTAGCATTTAGTTAACCCGCAAGACGCACACAAGAAATaactttgcatacttttaggcagcagcagcagctcatgTTAAATACTAATGCAGGAAATGGACTCACCCCACATGCaccatcgccattgccatcaAAAAAAGGACAATGAAAACGGGTTGGAAAGTGCGCTGAAAGCCACGTAATTTCTCAAGTAACCTAACCACGTAaagcataaaatatttgcctttgagTCGGGGGCAAAAGTATGTCCAAGAAGTTGCCCAGTTGCCGCAAAAACAAGTTGCAAGCCGCTCATTTGAATACCCGGCTACGAACTCGGACATGCAAACAACTTTGACCACGCATTTGTTGGAAGCTGTTGGCTGCAAATGGTAGggaaaatgtgtaaaataCCGAACCTATTAATACCCTTGAAGAAAAACTGCGGTTGCATTATGAATGCAAGTCTTACTTTTTATACTATCGTTACAAATGCATTTAACTTGCAATCAATAAGTTCTATTAACTGCACAGTGTTTAGATAGCTGAATCAAGCTTTATTCTATATGTTTTTCAGCTtgataaatatgaaatattaataagtGCGTTAATTactattaattttaatatgctAAATTCAAGGCAAAAGCGGTAGTGCCCCCTGGAAAAGCGTTATAAGTACGCAAAAGGAGCTGGACGAAGGTGACGATGCCAAGTCAGGGACAGAAGAGCAACATTCTCGGCAGGAGTCCGCCAGTTGACTGGCCACATGTTTCATGCTGCCAGGCACATGCAATTTGTAAGCCAAAGCGCATAATTTACAACAGGGGGAGTCCCCATCTTCTAGGTCTTGAGACACATACTCATACCCATACTCATACCCAaactcatactcatactcatactcatacccATACTCATAGCCATACTCATAGCCATACTCAAACCGTTAAAACCGTATCCAGTGCCCATGGCCGTTTGCCGTCTTGGCCAATGAAGTGCCGGTTGCGGCCAGTTCATCTTGGGTGAGCCAAGGAGCACCAGTCGAAGTTTTGACCCAAGGATGCAACTAACACCGATTGTGGTTGCCCTCAAGAAAAACAGTGCTTAGGTTTGGCCAAAGAGGAGCTGTGATTAATAGTGCCCAGaataacacaaatattttcttagCTTATCTGATTTGCTTTTAATCCAAATTTGCTTATTATTTGCTTGCAACTCAACGATTTTCGATCGTGCAACTGCGATAGCAACATCTTATATATTCGTTATATGCAGTCAGTTATTTAAATTACTAACTTAGTTGTAAGCATTTTGAAAACTATCTGCGAGTGTTACGACTCGGATTCGCACTCATTTGCATGCCAGTGAATTTGCCAGTTCCCCTTGTCACAGGACTACTTACCAAGAGCTATCTACCGACTTAGTTCCTGagtttattctttttttcgGGGGATCCTTCGACCCTCGTGTTTCGGTACGGCGAAAACTCTCGAAAATAAGAGGACAGGATTCGCGTGGGCTTAAGTGTTCTGGCCCAAAAGGAGTGGCGAGTCAAGTGGCCATGCTCATAAAAAGACAGTGGaagtggtggtggtagtggaagtggaagtggtagtggtagtggtagtggaaGTGGTAGTGGTAGTAGAAGTACGAGTAAGCGGTGTCCGCAAGAAAATAACTTGTAGCAAATTAAGTTTGTTAGTAATTAGAACACCACTAAGGACACCTGAGCGCCGCTTGAATTTATACTCGTGCCCCGGCCAAAAGGCAGGACAACACACAACAATTAAACTTGCCGCCTCTAATTCCACCTCCTTTTTcggttgccgttgccgttgccgttgccgaGTTGAGtccttttgctccttttcctttttcccagGCAGGCGAAGGTAAAGTAACAAAAGTTGCGCCAAGTCCAAGCTCGCCTTGTCGAAAATTCCTCAACTCGAAAGTTGCCAACTTTGATGTACCAAGACGACTGGAAAAGGAGATGCATTTTCCAGGGGCGGGGCAAGCAGCCGTCAAGTGCATGCCTGGACATTGGCCAGCTGCCCCGTTGCGCATTAACCCATTAAAAGCCAAAAGTCGCAAATGTCAACAGTGCTTAATCATCGCTGTTTTTTATgcttaaataatataaaaactaaatcaTAAGCTTTCATCTACTTGAGTTGGTTTATTCGCTATGACTAAGAactataaatgaaataaaatgtgtatttgcATCAGATACGTAGCAATTTGATGGGGTTAAGCCTGTGAAGGCAGCCTCTCGCCCACTCGACGAgcaatgtggccaagtggcaaaAGTTTGGCAGCTTAAGGAGCAGCAGAAAGCAGTTCAGTTGACCCAAGTACACAACGTTTCCCATGCGCACAGGTACTTTGTGGCGTACGTGGGGCAGGCCAAAAAGGATCAGAAAAGTATCAGGCGTATAGTATCCTGCGAAACACGGACATTAGCAGCAGAGTTTCACATGCACACCCTGCCACATACTTGGATATGTTTACGCATTTAACATACGGTGGTGCAAATAATACTGCTTgctaaataatttaatatctTGCCATCTCATCAAGGGTAAGGggaatattttacatttaatttgattgcaCTTAAATTTGAGTCGACTGGCGCTTAGACTTTTATCTTCTATCTTCTATCTAAACGGGTTTCTTTGCTGCAACATCCTGCTGCTCGATCCTGCTGATTAGCCAGCATGACTCGCTTTTGGATCCTTGGGGCATTAAGTCTACTGCCCAGTATTTGTGATGCTTCACGGGGCGTCAAGCGTTCCTTAAGAATTAATGCTATATTGTCAAGAAAATGCTAAATACGCATATGAATTACCTGAAAACCGCCGCTGTAAAATCGCAGATTTCCTAGATTTCCAAAACGTGATCgcattttgttgctgctgctgggcgcTCTGAAAATCTGGGCGGCAATTCCGCAagtggccacgcccactgccacACCTGTGCCCACCAGAGGTAGCAAGTTGCTAAAAGATTGCGAGACTTTATTggtttgcattttaaatcgatATAGTTTAGAGAATATTTAAGagaatatttaaaagaatatttcaCTGACATTAAAATCGGATGGCTCATTGATGTATTACACACACAAATGGAAGTGAAACTTACAAAGCTATTAAAAGCCgtaaaacttaaatttaaacatatcCCTTTCCAAGTGGACCAATCAAACTTGGCACTTTAAACTTTTGAGTGGCAATCAATTTAAGCCTTCTTAAACTTAAAGTCTCCATAGCAAAAGACAAAAGACTGAAGCCTGGCCGCACTTTCACTTTATTAACACCAAATTAA
This region includes:
- the LOC120456031 gene encoding uncharacterized protein LOC120456031 isoform X1 — translated: MAGPSGTWLEFPVPRSGCSKGGSVAVFGNLLPLVGTGVAVGVATCGIAAQIFRAPSSSNKMRSRFGNLGNLRFYSGGFQERLTPREASQILGSRLNAPRIQKRVMLANQQDRAAGCCSKETRLDRR
- the LOC120456031 gene encoding uncharacterized protein LOC120456031 isoform X2, coding for MAGPSGTWLEFPVPRSGCSKGGSVAVFGNLLPLVGTGVAVGVATCGIAAQIFRAPSSSNKMRSRFGNLGNLRFYSGGFQHHKYWAVDLMPQGSKSESCWLISRIEQQDVAAKKPV
- the LOC120456044 gene encoding uncharacterized protein LOC120456044 gives rise to the protein MAFLFKLFTLLAVAAISIQMTLALEFMDEDFLGNEDDHHLDEEFSAEVPRVLTGYTRDTIAHFNPRKADGGFRQLWERVPLQKGVDIKRR